Genomic window (Streptomyces cadmiisoli):
GGTAGACCGGACGGGCGGGCGGAACTCATCGGGCCGACGCCGATCCGGTGCCGTGGGCTGTCCGCGATGCAGGATCACATTGACCCGCCGCCCTCCTTCCCCGGAGGGTTGGATGTATGCCCCATGGATCATCACCGCCCGTGCCGCCCGACGCCTCCGTGACCGTCATGGAGGCGTTGTGCAGGGGGTGTTGAGCGGCTTCGTCGTCATCGCCGTCGTGATCGCCGTGGGCTACGGCATCGGCCGGGCCGGTCATCTCGGGGAGCAGGGCCGCGAGGTCCTGACCAAGCTCGCCTTCCATGTCGCCTCACCGGCCCTGCTGTTCACCACGCTGGCCGGGGCCGACCTGTCGGTGGTCTTCTCCGACCGGCTGCTGGTCACCGCGCTGAGCACGGCGGCGGTGGCCGGGGTGTTCGTCGCCGTCGGCGCGGTCCGCCGCTGGGGAGTCGGCCGTACGACGATCGGCGCCCTGTGCTCCAGTTACGTCAACTCCGGCAACCTCGGCATCCCGATCGCGGTGTACGTACTGGGCGACGCGTCGCTGGTGGCGCCGGTGCTGCTGTTCCAGCTGGTCGGGGTCACGCCGGTCGCGCTGACGGTCCTGGACCTCGCCGGCGGCGGCCGGAAGCGGCCGCTGTGGCAGCGCCTGCTGACGCCGCTGCGCAATCCGATAGCGGTCGGATCGCTGGCCGGGGTCACGGTGTCGGCGGCGGGCGTCACCGTCCCCGGTCCGCTGCTGGACCCGCTCACCCTGATCGGCAACATGTCGGTCCCGGCGGTCCTGCTGGCGTTCGGCATCTCCCTGCGCGGCAGCGCACTGCCCCTGCGCGGCGCCGAGCGGGCTCCCGTACTGCTCGCCGTGGCCCTGAAGTCCTTCGCCCAGCCCGTGGCAGCCTGGGCGCTGGCGGCGGGCGTCTTCGGCCTGCGGGGCGCGGCGCTGCTCGACGTGGTGGTGACCTCGGCGCTGCCCGCCGCGCAGAACC
Coding sequences:
- a CDS encoding AEC family transporter; amino-acid sequence: MQGVLSGFVVIAVVIAVGYGIGRAGHLGEQGREVLTKLAFHVASPALLFTTLAGADLSVVFSDRLLVTALSTAAVAGVFVAVGAVRRWGVGRTTIGALCSSYVNSGNLGIPIAVYVLGDASLVAPVLLFQLVGVTPVALTVLDLAGGGRKRPLWQRLLTPLRNPIAVGSLAGVTVSAAGVTVPGPLLDPLTLIGNMSVPAVLLAFGISLRGSALPLRGAERAPVLLAVALKSFAQPVAAWALAAGVFGLRGAALLDVVVTSALPAAQNLFTYASSYRVGEVLAREAILLSTVLSVPVLVAVAALLG